From a region of the Kwoniella mangroviensis CBS 8507 chromosome 1 map unlocalized Ctg01, whole genome shotgun sequence genome:
- a CDS encoding mitochondrial 37S ribosomal protein uS2m, translating into MKGSSGSALKALRASVVVRTATRPLSTSSAITQAESSTRGQVYPGESAEQAWKRNLNEAREWRRRRDAQRNSLPLFIPQSANPPPRPRSPTQATLSTLLASGAALGHSHSLTSTAYTPYIYGKRAGLSIIDLDQTLPILRRTAALVRDVVKADGIVLIVGTRDGHKKMIHRAKERLEDNGYAVNDWMPGVLTNSETFFGIEPMLNKSYKPDLVIFLNPSENTAAIRECTARHIPTVGIVDTDTDPRIVTYPIPANMESMRTAELVVGTLSIAGQEGRRLRLKEAERRATEQKGRARRDRR; encoded by the exons ATGAAAGGATCAAGTGGATCTGCGTTGAAAGCTCTTCGAGCGAGTGTGGTAGTACGAACAG CCACTCgacctctctcaacttcaAGTGCCATCACCCAAGCAGAAAGTTCCACTCGAGGACAGGTGTATCCAGGTGAATCAGCAGAGCAGGcatggaagaggaatttgaacGAAGCGAGAGAATGGCGTCGGAGAAGAGATGCTCAGC GCAATTCActacctctcttcatcccacaATCCGCCAACCCACCTCCTCGACCCCGCTCACCTACCCAAGCGACACTATCCACTCTTCTCGCATCCGGTGCAGCTCTCGGTCATTCTCACAGTCTCACTTCTACAGCCTACACACCATACATCTACGGTAAACGAGCTGGTCTATCAATCATAGACCTCGATCAGACGTTGCCTATCTTGAGACGTACAGCAGCGTTAGTCAGGGATGTGGTGAAAGCAGATGGAATAGTTTTAATCGTAGGAACGAGGGACGGAcacaagaagatgatacatCGCGCAaaggagaggttggaagataACGGATATGCGGTTAACGATTGGATGCCTGGTGTATTGACAAATTCAGAGACATT CTTTGGTATCGAACCCATGCTCAACAAATCGTATAAACCCGATCTCGTCATTTTCTTAAATCCATCAGAGAATACAGCAGCTATACGAGAATGTACTGCTCGTCATATCCCTACAGTCGGTATTGTCGATACAGATACCGATCCTAGGATAGTAACATATCCCATCCCTGCCAacatggag TCCATGCGAACGGCCGAACTTGTGGTGGGGACACTGAGTATAGCGGGacaggaaggaaggaggttACGTTTGAAGGAAGCGGAGAGGAGGGCGACCGAGCAGAAGGGCAGAGCGAGAAGGGATAGAAGGTAG